From Ipomoea triloba cultivar NCNSP0323 chromosome 5, ASM357664v1, the proteins below share one genomic window:
- the LOC116019982 gene encoding BEL1-like homeodomain protein 2: MSQDYHHHPGLFSFSNGFERSPAESLQQHHHVVQQIRRDKLPPPPEIEEDEQLAGGNETSGMLSEMFNFQHGTARELLESQISQGFHHHHGQQQSQQQMAAAMQLFLMNPSQARSPSPSPPAAAAATLHMSSVPNPSPTSTLQGFHTPTGGHFSQFAWGNGGPPNAVAGEGQGLSLSLSSSLQRLDAAKAGEEFRISGDPAGMLFFSQGMASAPSEYPCKNNQHLTATASGGGVVTMDHHHIGFGSSIGVINGLRHSKYAKPAQELLDEFCSVVVTGHHQFNKNKPAGLNPNSNPTSSDAVDGGDAPNNNSSSSSKPTPPPLSTADRIEHQRRKVKLLSMLDEVDRRYNRYCEQMQMVVNSFDLVMGFGAAAPYTVQAQKAMSRHFRCLKDAVAAQLKHSCEMLGEKDGGASGLTKGETPRLKMLEQSLRQQRAFHQMGMMEPEAWRPQRGLPERSVNALRAWLFEHFLHPYPSDADKHMLARQTGLSRSQVSNWFINARVRLWKPMVEEMYQQEVKVGDDDSENIMDSGDDDTVAQTPTPNAVCNSPTTTVTTTPPPSVTATSADAVVAAAAGKRSEINAAHESDSSQLAINTQYTCHRRGTADSGGGGNVSLTLGLRHAGNLPDQNHFFG; the protein is encoded by the exons ATGTCCCAagattatcatcatcatcctgGATTGTTCAGTTTCTCCAACGGCTTCGAGAGATCTCCGGCGGAATCTCTGCAGCAACATCATCACGTTGTGCAGCAGATCCGGCGGGATAAgttgccgccgccgccggagaTTGAAGAAGATGAGCAGCTCGCCGGAGGTAATGAAACGTCGGGGATGTTGTCGGAGATGTTTAATTTCCAGCACGGAACGGCGAGGGAGTTGCTGGAGAGTCAGATTTCGCAGgggtttcatcatcatcatgggCAGCAGCAATCGCAGCAGCAGATGGCGGCGGCCATGCAGCTTTTCCTCATGAATCCGTCGCAGGCGCGGTCGCCGTCGCCGTCTCCGccggccgccgccgccgcgacGCTTCACATGTCGTCGGTTCCGAATCCCTCGCCCACGTCGACTCTCCAAGGGTTTCACACCCCAACCGGGGGGCATTTTAGTCAATTCGCGTGGGGGAACGGAGGACCGCCTAATGCGGTGGCCGGTGAGGGGCAAGGCCTATCGTTATCGCTGTCGTCATCCTTACAACGCCTAGACGCCGCCAAGGCCGGCGAGGAGTTCCGGATCTCCGGCGACCCCGCCGGAATGCTATTTTTCAGCCAGGGAATGGCCTCCGCTCCCTCGGAATATCCATGCAAAAACAACCAGCACTTAACCGCAACGGCCTCCGGCGGAGGAGTAGTAACCATGGATCACCATCACATCGGGTTCGGATCCTCCATCGGAGTAATCAACGGATTACGCCATTCCAAATACGCAAAACCCGCGCAAGAATTATTGGATGAATTCTGCAGCGTCGTCGTTACTGGCCACCATCAATTCAACAAGAACAAACCCGCCGGCCTAAACCCTAATTCCAACCCTACAAGCAGCGACGCCGTTGACGGCGGCGACGCCCCAAACAACAACTCATCGTCTTCCTCCAAACCCACCCCGCCGCCGTTGTCCACCGCCGACCGAATCGAACACCAGCGGAGGAAAGTCAAACTTCTCTCTATGCTTGATGAG gTTGACCGGAGATACAACCGATACTGCGAGCAAATGCAGATGGTGGTGAATTCGTTCGATCTGGTGATGGGGTTCGGGGCGGCGGCGCCGTACACGGTGCAGGCGCAGAAGGCGATGTCGCGGCACTTCCGGTGCCTGAAGGACGCGGTGGCGGCGCAGCTGAAGCACAGCTGCGAGATGCTGGGGGAGAAAGACGGCGGCGCGTCGGGGCTGACGAAAGGGGAGACGCCGCGGCTGAAGATGCTGGAACAAAGCCTGAGACAGCAGCGGGCGTTCCACCAAATGGGGATGATGGAGCCGGAGGCCTGGAGACCGCAGCGAGGCTTGCCGGAACGATCAGTCAACGCTTTGCGCGCTTGGCTTTTCGAGCATTTTCTCCACCC GTATCCAAGCGATGCAGATAAGCACATGCTGGCTCGACAGACTGGTCTCTCCAGGAGCCAG GTTTCAAATTGGTTCATTAATGCCAGGGTCCGGCTGTGGAAACCCATGGTGGAAGAGATGTACCAACAAGAAGTTAAAGTAGGCGATGATGACAGTGAAAACATTATGGACAGTGGAGACGATGACACCGTGGCACAAACACCAACGCCTAACGCCGTCTGTAATTCGCCCACCACCACCGTCACCACCACACCGCCACCGTCAGTGACTGCCACGTCTGCCGATGCAGTGGTGGCAGCTGCAGCAGGCAAAAGATCCGAAATCAACGCTGCCCACGAAAGCGACTCTTCACAACTCGCAATCAATACCCAATACACGTGTCACCGCCGTGGGACGGCGGattccggcggcggcggcaatGTGTCGCTCACGCTGGGGCTGCGCCACGCCGGAAATTTGCCCGACCAGAATCATTTTTTTGGTTAG